Sequence from the Panicum virgatum strain AP13 chromosome 5N, P.virgatum_v5, whole genome shotgun sequence genome:
CCTGCAAAAGGAGTGGACTACTGTAGCAAAAAACCCGCCCCTAGAAAGACATTTTCAAAGGCGGTGAGCGCCATTTGTAGGTGATAGTAGTGACGGCGAACATCAATGGTGCCCTTGAAAAACCTATTTCCAGGAGCAGGTCACCCCTCACCTTACCGACCCCTACAAACCCCTCTCGTAGTAGTGCGCTTTTCTTAGATAGGAGGTGCAACTATTCCATTTAGTCTTTCGCATGGTTGCTATAGTGTATATGTTAGGATGAGTTAAAGCTGGTGAAGGCACACCAAACGAACTCTCCACTAGCGCCTCGCTATCGACGGACACGTCACCTACCACAGAAAGAAAATCGCCggttaaatcaaaaaaaatgCGAGCACTAGTGCCAATTCAAAGACTTGAACCCTGGTGGGCAGGTTCTACCACAAGCAACCTTACCAGCTGAGCTACACTCACTTcactttattttttattttttaattttttattttaatagACATTTCAGCAATTCTTTTGTCATCAATGCAAAATTACCTTCCATGGCAAATACTGGTTTTGAAGATACCTCAACAACTTGATTTGTCCCATAAACAACCAGTACCGTCGACCTATCCATGATTATTAGTGCTTGGCAACGTAAGGATATTCCTCTCAATCTTCCAAACCGTAGGTGGTATGTCAAATCATGCAGTCACCTACTCCGATCCGGCTGTCATGGGTCTTTCTTCAACACAACGGGTCACCGAAATGAAGCTTTGGATGGTTGGTGGTGGATCGCTTGAGCTGTCTTCAATTCCTGGGTGAAAGGAAACTTCGTGGCCAGCAACAGAGCAACGAGTGACACAGACGACACAAGTTAGTCACACACAAAAGTCGTGATACCCGCGTACATTTGTTGCCATATTCATAGCTGTACATgtggggcaaaaaaaaaagaaggaatcgTCGAAGCCCGATTATTATTGAAGTTTGGAGATGGCCGCGGCCATTCTGTGTGCTACCAGCTCCTTTCAGTATCCCTGGCAACAATCCTAAATGCTGCCTTTTAACCGGTACGAACCGGAACGTCTACTTTCTTGGTCAAAAAAGGGTCGTTGGAATGTGAATGCACGCGCTGGACATGCTGGAAGTATCGTGGGAAGCCAAGACACAGGTCATCCGAACACGAACGCACGCGCCGTTGCCCTGACTTCCACAGACATTCCCTTGTTTGCACATCCGGTTGGGTGACAAATTCGGACCAGGTGCCCTTAACGACCATGATAGCTGCCCACGTAGTCAAATCTATAAGAATCATGGAATATTGGAATTGCCATGTGTCGTGGACGCATAATACTTTACTAGCCATGCCTCGTGGTTATTCAGAGCATGGTGCCATGGATCGTTCTGTTGACGTCAGGGAAGAAATTATGTGAAATCCCAGTCAACTTCCTTTATCCAACGGCCCATCCTTTTCGTCCTGAAGCAGTCACGTTCTACATGATACAAATCatcttctcttccttctctgtACCTTTgactgaaactctgaaagtgTTAGGTACGTGgaaatgaggaagaagaaactgGCGAGGAACCTAACTAGCTTATACTTAACGTGCAAATAGCatattcaaattaaaaagtATTTTGCAAGCAAGGGCACGTGCATGGAGCTAGGCAGGTAGATCCTTGTATAAATGCAGCTTGTTTCGCTAGTAGATCTCAGGAATCATTGAAATAGACAACAAGCACAATATGAGTGACAGAGCAAGAAGACATGTGCCTCCTGTGCGAATTCTCAGTCTCGGATCATCGCGGCTCCTAATTCTGGttttcctctcctctctttcgATCTTTCTAGTATTCCCTGCAGCTAatgctgcttcttcttcttcttcatctaacACCGACTTCGAAACCCTCCTTTGCCTAAAGCTCCATTTCTCAAACCCCGCCGGTCTCCTAGGCTCATGGAAGCAGAACGATTCCCTCAGTTTCTGCCGCTGGCCCGGTGTTACTTGCAGCAAGACGAGCACACCTCGTGTCGTTGCGCTGGACCTCGAGTCATCTGGCCTCAATGGCCAAATACCACCCTGCATCGTCAACCTCACTCGCCTCACAAGGATCCTCTTCCCGGACAATCAACTCGGTGGCCAGATTCCACTGGAACTTGGGAAGCTGAGTAGGTTGAGCTACCTTAACCTCAGCTCTAACAACTTCAGCGGTTCGATCCCAAACACTTTGTCTTCCACATACCTTCAGGTGATTGATCTCGGCAGCAACAAGCTCAGTGGAGCTATCCCGGAAGAGGTTGGGATGCTCCGCAATCTTTCGGTTTTAGATCTTGCTCGTAACAGTTTGACGGGCAGCATTCCCGTTTCACTTGGAAGCAGCCCATCCCTTCTTTCTGTAGTCTTTGCAAACAATACCCTTACGGGGCCTATTCCGTCGGCCCTTGCTAACAGTTCTTCGCTTCAAGTACTGGACTTGGTAGAAAACAACCTTGGTGGTGACATTCCTCCTGCCCTGTTCAACAGCACATCACTTCGAAGATTGAACCTTGGGTGGAACAGTTTTACTGGGTCCATACCAGATGTTTCAAATGTCAACTCACCTTTGCAATATCTTACATTATCGGTGAATGATCTTGCAGGCACTATACCTTCATCTTTGGGGAACTTTTCTTCCCTTCGCTCGCTGTATCTTGCATCAAACCATTTTAACGGCATCATCCCAGTAAGTATAGGTAAAATACCAAACTTGCAAGTACTTGATATATCTTACAATAGTTTCCAAGGGACTGTCCAACCCTCCTTATACAACATTTCTTCACTCATGTACCTTAGTTTAGGCGTCAATAATTTCACTGATACCATTCCATTTGACATCGGGTACACCCTTCCAAGCATCCAAACATTGATCTTGCAGCAAAGTAACTTCCAAGGCCAAATCCCTCCTTCTCTGGCCAATGCAACAAATCTTGAGTTCATTAACCTAGGGGCTAATGCATTCCATGGCATTATCCCATCTTTTGGGCCTCTTTACAAGTTGAACACACTAATTTTGGCAAGTAATCACCTGGAAGCTGGCGATTGGTCTTTCCTCTCCTCGTTGGCAAATTGCACGCAGTTAGAGGTGTTGTCTTTGGCAACAAACGTAATGCAAGGGAATTTGCCTAGTTCAGTTGGTAGTGTTGCAAACCTCAAGGCTTTGTGGCTGCACGCGAATGAGATATCTAGTACCATACCACCAGAGATAGGGAATCTCACGAACCTCATAGAGCTTAGAATGGAGCAGAATAATTTTGTCGGAAATCTCCCTGGCTCAATTGGAAATCTTGCAAATTTGACTTACATAATTTTATCAAGTAACAAACTTTCTGGACAGATTCCAGTTTCAATAGGGAAACTCAGTCATCTGTACAAGCTACTTTTGCAAGAGAATAATTTCAGTGGAGCCATTCCTAGGGCGCTAGGTGACTGCAAAAATTTAATCACTCTCAACCTTTCATGTAACACCTTAAACGAGAGCATCCCAAAAGAGCTTTTCTCTCTTACCTCCCTAACAGAAGGTTTCGATTTGTCCCACAATCAGCTTTCTGGGCAAATCCCACAGGAGATTGGTGGCTTGATCAATATAGGCTCACTAAAATTTTCCAACAACCATCTTTCTGGCCATATTCCAAATAGTCTCGGTGCCTGTGTCCGTTTAGAGTCCCTTCACCTGGAGGGTAACTTTCTTGACGGCAGAATTCCTCAGTCTTTCAGCAATTTGAGAGGTATTGCTGAGATCGATCTCTCTCGAAACAACTTGAGTGGAGAAATTCCAAACTTTTTTCGATCCTTCAATTCTTTGAATCTTCTCAACTTGTCCTTCAACAATCTTGAGGGCCAACTGCCAGAAGGAGGGATATTTAAAAATTCTAGCGAGGTATTTGTCCAGGGGAACACCatgttatgctctagttccccAATGTCACAACTGCCACTTTGTGTTGCATCATCAAGGCAGCGCAGTTCCCACAACCTAATAATGATAATTGGGATTAGCGTGGCTCTTGCTTTGATCTCTTTGTCATGTGTAATATTTGTTCTGTTGAAGTGGAGAAAGAGATCTAAGCGGACAGATCATCCATCATTCATGGAGATGAAAAACTTCTCCTACGCTGATTTAGTCAAAGCTACAAATGGTTTCTCTTCAGACAACTTGCTTGGTTCAGGGACATTTGGATCAGTATATAAGGGTGTACTTGAATCAGAAGCAAGTGAAATCGTTGCTATCAAAGTTTTCAAGCTTGATGAACTTGGAGCTCCAAAAAGCTTTGTTACTGAGTGCGAGGCCTTCAGAAACACTCGTCATCGTAATCTTGTAAGGGTGATTTCTGCATGCTCAACATGGGACAAGGAACGGAATGATTTCAAGGCTCTTATAATGGAGTATATGGCCAATGGCACCCTAGAGAGCTGGATTTATTCGGAAATGAGAAGACCGTTAAGTTTGGGCTCGAGAGT
This genomic interval carries:
- the LOC120676742 gene encoding probable LRR receptor-like serine/threonine-protein kinase At3g47570, giving the protein MSDRARRHVPPVRILSLGSSRLLILVFLSSLSIFLVFPAANAASSSSSSNTDFETLLCLKLHFSNPAGLLGSWKQNDSLSFCRWPGVTCSKTSTPRVVALDLESSGLNGQIPPCIVNLTRLTRILFPDNQLGGQIPLELGKLSRLSYLNLSSNNFSGSIPNTLSSTYLQVIDLGSNKLSGAIPEEVGMLRNLSVLDLARNSLTGSIPVSLGSSPSLLSVVFANNTLTGPIPSALANSSSLQVLDLVENNLGGDIPPALFNSTSLRRLNLGWNSFTGSIPDVSNVNSPLQYLTLSVNDLAGTIPSSLGNFSSLRSLYLASNHFNGIIPVSIGKIPNLQVLDISYNSFQGTVQPSLYNISSLMYLSLGVNNFTDTIPFDIGYTLPSIQTLILQQSNFQGQIPPSLANATNLEFINLGANAFHGIIPSFGPLYKLNTLILASNHLEAGDWSFLSSLANCTQLEVLSLATNVMQGNLPSSVGSVANLKALWLHANEISSTIPPEIGNLTNLIELRMEQNNFVGNLPGSIGNLANLTYIILSSNKLSGQIPVSIGKLSHLYKLLLQENNFSGAIPRALGDCKNLITLNLSCNTLNESIPKELFSLTSLTEGFDLSHNQLSGQIPQEIGGLINIGSLKFSNNHLSGHIPNSLGACVRLESLHLEGNFLDGRIPQSFSNLRGIAEIDLSRNNLSGEIPNFFRSFNSLNLLNLSFNNLEGQLPEGGIFKNSSEVFVQGNTMLCSSSPMSQLPLCVASSRQRSSHNLIMIIGISVALALISLSCVIFVLLKWRKRSKRTDHPSFMEMKNFSYADLVKATNGFSSDNLLGSGTFGSVYKGVLESEASEIVAIKVFKLDELGAPKSFVTECEAFRNTRHRNLVRVISACSTWDKERNDFKALIMEYMANGTLESWIYSEMRRPLSLGSRVTIAVDIAAALDYLHNRCVPPIVHCDLKPSNVLLDDVMGARLSDFGLAKFLQSHNYSSSITISTSLAGPRGSIGYIAPEYGTGSKISTEGDVYSYGIIILEMLTGKRPTDELFNNGLSLQKFVGNAFPQKIDGILDPNVIPNFGSEGMENKLDHENHTIMGMYSCITQLLKLGLSCSMQTPKDRPKMMDVYAEVSTIKRTLSALATMC